The DNA region GCACCCATGTGGCTTCTAGAACGATTGGACAATGAACAAAGTGTGCGAGGCACGGCGAATGTATGTAATCCATGTCGGCACAATCTAGATGATGCGTATACACCCGCTGTATGTCATGGCCGTCTCGGCATCATGAGCATATGTCTGCCTTTCATATGTCAACCTCCGCCGAGAAAAAGACCGGTCTGGCCGGAAAGCTCCGGAGAGCATCGACCTCACTCTTCGATGCCGTAATGGGGCCGAGGACCCTCGATGACATCTTGATCGACCGATCCAGAAAGACACAagctggtgtggtggaggggcatCCGGCTTTACTGACTTGGGCTGGCCGAGCCACAATCTTGGTCAAGAATGAGCAAGTACGAGATGGCGGTCAACATGTTGCGCCCTAATAATGCTTTTTGGGGTATCTTCCAATTGGCGAAGCCTCTGCCGCAACTGATTGGCGAAGGAATATTATTCCGTGGGGAGAGACAACAAGAACATGGAGTCCAATTAGATAGCCAAGTTTTCCCACCTTCTCGGTTTCTACGGCTTACGGGACACAGCCAGCGGTCCCTTTGGCACGTTTGGcacggagatggtggtgagaaagCCGGGGGAGGGTACCCCACGCGGGCTATGGAGTGGACGTCAGTCTCCCGGGCAGATCGGGACCTGCCTCTGGGCGTATGCCAAATGTTGTCGGCCTAGGACCCCAGCCAAACGGAAAGCTATCCGGTTCAGGTGTCATGGTGGCATCCAGAGCTATTTGCTGGCTCAACTGGTTGACGACTAAAGGTAGAACGAGTGGCCGTCCCCAAAACTCCAATGCCATTTCATTACGTCTCAGaacacacaacaaccactgGCTGTCTGCCTAGTTCCGTATACTAACGGGTAGCGGTTTACAGATGTGTGTGGTGAGACCCGTGGGGGTAAAGGAGAGAATGGGTAGGCCGATAAGGTGCTTTTGTGGCATGATTGGGAGATGCCGGAGGGGAGAGGCTGAGAGGGACCCCGCCTCGACCAGAGTGTGTGCCAAGTTCAGCGGCACCATCGTGCGTTGACCGACGTTACTCTGAATCCCGGGAAGTTGTGTACACGCTTTTAGAACCGGCATGGAGTTTGATGTATATCGCTCATGGAGGCTCGACAGGGGGAGGGATATTGACATCCGGGTGAGATGGAGGTCGTCCGCGCCTCTCTTGCTTGTGATACTGCTTGCTGAGTTGGCCTTTCTTTCCGAGCGGTGGCAATATGAGTTTTCCCTCATCCGATAAGCTCCGAGCAGCGGATGTTTGATATATCGAGCCACGCCCGAGAGTAATCCGGGGAACTCTCCACAGAGCGATAAGCCACCTCAGAGCTCACAGGGAAATGTGATGGGTCAAAACGCCATACTATCCGGGCCTGTCGAGctggcaacctggaagtgcAGAGTGCAGACCGACCGCCTGTTGACGGCCAGAGAACACAGGCAGCCGTGACGCAGGCGTCCCCAGCACCAGGAATCGGATGAGACATATgggggagagagaaagtTGAGTTGACGGGTGCTGTGCGCACAAGCTGTGCTGCAGCTGGTTTCCCTTGCAGCATGGATGGAAGCAGCGAAGTTTTTTCTGTGGGCTGCCCTGGTTTTAGTCGAGCGCCAAGACATGGCttttggcggggttgttcCCTCTAGCTCCAACTTTTCACACCCCACCTTTTCTCAGCCGAGGGCAGCGAGGCACCACAAGCCAGCGAGGGGCAGCATTTCGAGGCTTGCCATTTGCTATCACCTATGCACATTCTGCTTCTTTAGACGCGGCCATCTGAGATAAGACATTGTGAGAGGTAAAGTGAGGTTGTAATATGCCAGGTCCCAACCATCCCAAAGAGGCAGTCGACACCATCAGGATGAGCCAGAACACGGAGCGAAACGCGAGGGCAGCCTAACCATGAGGAGACACCTCTAACACAGACCGGGATACCTCTCATCATGGTGTGTGATGCACAGCGATGCGCCTGCGTCTCTCATCCTGTTCACCGACTCCACCAGCGGCATGGAATTTGACTCCTTCCCGCTTGGGGTGGTCctagttttctttttgtctcgcctttttttttgcggTCGACCAGTGAGTGTGGTTTTACAACGCTGacacccccaagcccaagcctccttctcctgcaaCCACACACAAGCTTACTACAACCGTCCATTCTTCGTACGCTCCGGCCGCAGCAGGATACGTACCTCGCCTGGCTCTAGGACCTTGGAGTCAAGAAGCACTTCCTCGCCTTACTTTccgccctccccttcttcctcttttcttcttcaccatgaGCGCCCCCGCCGACTCTGCCCAACCTCTGGCGTCGACCAGCAACGATCAGGTTCCCACCTCTGCtgatatcaccaccaacgatgCCTCGAGAGGACagtccgcctccgcctccgccagTGCCTCCGAACTCGCCCGTACAAAGATAACTCTCCAGGGCGCCCTCAAGTCGTTCCAGGACTTTCCCATTCCCGGTATCAACTTCATCGATATCCTCCCCTTGTTCCAGgaccccgccatccacaACGCCCTGCTCCGCGCCCTCGAGCTCCAGGTGCTCGAGTTTGTTGGCAGCTTGAAGCCCGATGTGGTTGTGGGGTTGGATGCGCGGGGTTTCCTCTTCGGCCCTTCGCTCGCCCTGAAGCTCGATGCGAGCTTCGTGCCCGTCCGCAAAAAGGGCAAGATGCCCGGCCCCTGCGTGACGGCTGCCTATGAGAAGGAGTACGGCACCGACTTTTTCCAGATGCAAGAGGGTGCTATCAAGCCGGGCCAGAAGGTCCTGGTCGTGGATGACATTATTGCTACCGGTACGTTTTTCCTGAACTGAACTAAGTGGAATATTGCGCCATTGCGGCGGCCATTCACCACCCCTGGAACCTCCCCGCCAATGGGTTTCCCAAATTTTTTAGCACCGCCCCCTGCTTTCGAAAAACACCGGCCGCCGTTGCGGTCATACGTTGGGAAACCGCTCAAAAACTTGGTTCTTCCGAGCTTCCTAAAAAGCCACAAATGAAACGAGCCTAGACTAACACAATCTTCACTCACAGGTGGATCTGCCGCGGCCGCTGGCACCTTGGTAAAGCAGCTCGGAGGTGAGCTGGTCGGCTatctcttcatcctcgagaTTGCCTTCCTCAAGGGCCGTGAGAAGCTCGGTGGCGTTCCTACCATTACTCTCCTCGAGACGGATGAGTAAAATAGCTCAGCCGACATCGGTGCTTACACACTGACAACACACACGCAACAACACAATTCGGCGGGCTCTTATCCGACATATCCATATTCGACGGTTTCCGggcttttttatttttcaaCATGAAACAGTTTAAATACCCCTACATTTGTTTTTTCTTACACGGGATGATTATTCGTCAATGATGGGTGTGTGCGCGTGTGGATTTTTCTTGGCCGATAGACTACTACTCCTACTGTGATCTTCGGGCAAACGGCATGGGAGCTTTACTGGATGGGCGTTGTGGTTTGTTCAAAAATCCGGAGTGGTGATTTGTGATGTGGTTGTGGGCAAGGACATCATCACTATCAGGGAAAGTAATCAAGTAGACTTTGGGGCTTGCTGATTGTTTCTCTTGTTGTACTACCACTACCTACACTCTCGCCACGTTGCTTCGGTTGTGGGCGACGGGCAAAAatgaataaaaaaaataacatAAGAATCGCTCTTTCATAGGTTCATGTGAGATATGGGACCAGAATAATATCTTCTCGTACTGCAATCAAGTAAGTGTGTGCTGCATCTCTCTCAAATCAATCAATATCACATCACATGCATCGATCATCAGAGGGCAAGTTCGCACATACACCCAAACATCAAGGTTCTCAATCCTACCCTCGAGATGTAACAGCCAGTCTAGATTGATTGACTGCACAAATAGTGGATAAATCCAATGTCGACTATGGCAACGGCCCAGCATAAAGTGCAGGGGCAGCATGCAGCGGCCTCtaaagatgggatgaaaaaACATACTACTCGTATACATCCAACGCTGAATGCAAAAAATAAACACTTCTAACCACCATCATCTAACCTCACATCAACCCAAACACAATTACCGCTCACCAAAAGAATCCATATATACAAAACTCCATACCTTAAAAATTcacaccacccactcccacccATCAATCATATCTCcttaaccctaacccccaccCTACACCTAAACTCCtaatcaacctcatcattatccccctcatcaacaatcACATTCCTGACCCTGAACCCCGAGCTCTCCAcaaaccacctcctcgccaaccccatcctcttcgcaGCCCCAAGCTGCTCATacccaacatcccccccaccaaccatcaccatcggaATCGGATGCCTCCTCGCAAACCCAGCAGGCGTCACCTGGACCTCATCCAGCAACGGCCTGATCAACCCCGCTTGCTCCCTCAGATgcgccgccgacgacgactcggccccgtcatcatccgacacaaccaccaccagctgcaGTGACCTGAACGAGGGCGAAAATGCGGGAATGTTGGCCAGCTTGGTCGAAAAGTTGCACCCGCCCCTGCGGATGACGATGACCTGGTGGTCTCGCGGGGCAGAGTCGGGGAGGACGGCGTCGCAGGCAGTGCCGGCCGCGTAAATCGTCGACCAGGGGAAGTGCTCTATCGGGACGGGTCCAAACTCGGGGATGCGAGGCGCGCGAGGTGGGATGATGTGAGCTGGTAGAGGGGCGGCGCCCAACCCTGTGGGGGTGACTGCTGTTCGGTTTATCACCAGGTTGTAGGGCAGGgcctttttgggggtggacgACCTAAGCCCCGGGATGGAGGTGGCGtctgggagctggaggtcCAATGAGGCAGCAATTTGGTTGAAGAGTGCTTTGACCATGGAGCCAAAAGCTGGAACAGAGACCCGGGGAGAGGCAACGGGGGgaagctcggccttggcgaGAAGGTCGTGTAGGAGGTCTGCGTCGAGCTCTTcgaggtcttcttcttcatggGTGTTTTCTGTTTGAGACAGTGGTTGTTGGCCAGCTTTGCTCCCATCGTCACTAGCCGCGggctcatcatcaagcaGGTTGATTTGATGTAACTGTTGGAGTTTGGCGAGAACGGGGTCCTTGATCAGCGAGAATCTTGGATCTTGGATCTCGCCCAGTATGGCCCGGTCAAAGATGATGGATTCGTCCTTGCCCAGCAAAACGCCATTAACTTTGCTGACCCGCCACTCACGCTCACCAGTACCACTATCCTCCAGACGCATTGACATCTTGAGTCCCGATAGGCTGGAAACACGGATACGATCCGCACTTAATCTTTCTAGATTCTGACTGCCCAGTAGAAAGTTGAAGGAGCTGCCTCCAACAGCTTGCTGCGCGTTCGAGGCGAATTCCAGGGTCACCTCCTCTGGCTGGTACAGTTTGGCGCAGGTGCCATTGTCAGGCATAAGCTCTGCAGGGAGTGTCCACGGATAAAGCGTGTAGTTTGAGCGAGCCATGTGTTGACCAGACATTTGCCCTGCATCGATAGCGTAGGCGGAAGTTGGGGAAAGCTGGTGAAGATCCAACAAGCGCGCGGCGTGGTAAATGTCATCTCTTGCTGCAACGACTGACCCTGATAATGGCGTGGTTTGGGGCCGTGGCGGGCATGTGTTTGTATACTCCTCGTTAGGATAGACAGTCAAGTATTTGCGAGGTGACCGTTGTCGGCGAGGACCATCTTTTGGCGGAGCCTTGGGAATAATGAGTGGGTGTCCCTCGGTTGTGAAAACATAAGGGGCATCCAAAGAGTTTAGCGGGTGTTCGTCGTCAAAGAGCAAGTACATGTATTTGGCGGTCTCTCCGAGGAAAAAGCTTTCCATGCGGTCGCTCTTTTCGCCATCCAAAACGTTTTGCAGGCCTGCCCAGCCGCAAGGGGTCCAGCAACGTCTCGTGATATCCCGCAACACCATCTCACCAACGTACAGATACCAGGGGTCTTTGGTGGCGCGATATATGTGGTATGTCGATTCGATGAACTCTGGCCGCAGTGGCCACCAGCCGAGTCCACCCTCAACTGTCTTGTCACGAAGTGAGTACCGCTCAGGAAGCGCAGCATACCTCGTCCATATGGCGGTGTATAAGAGGTTTGTCTCAAtggcttcctcaacctcaccagcgAGGACAAGGAGCCCCGAGTAATACGCGCCCAGGCTGTCAACCCAATTGGATACTAAAGATCCTGTCCAAAGGTTAACGTTGTCATAGTGGGGGTGGTCTTTTTCATTGTAAAGATGGCGCTTGATGGCTGCGTGTGCAAGATGCCATGCTTCCAAAAACGAATCGGCCGAGTTTTCGGCATCGTTcaggggagggaaaagagcGTTGGGATCCAACCAGTTGTCACTGTCGATGCCGCCCCTGTGTTTGCGTGCAGAAGCCGTCCGGTTAGGGGGCTCATGTCCAGAGAGTAGAATATGTGACTTCAAAGCATACTCGAAAAAGCTGTCAGCGCCCGCACCAATGACGGCATAAGCTCCGATCCAGTGGCCTTGCTCGGCATCCACACCAGCCCCTATAAGTCCTATCTGGCTTTTTCTGTACCAGACAGCCCAGAAGGCACGTTTTGCAAGCTGCTCGAATCGCGGGTCGCCGGTCAAACGACTCAGAACTGTAAACTCGAGTACCAGTGACCCCGCGCCTGCGCTACACGTTTCCGTTATCTCCAGTGGGCCTTCTGGTGGGTTCATGGGTGCATTCTCGTGCATGGGTGAGTTGGTATAAAAGGGGATGCCATGACGGAGGTTGACACGCGGGTATGGCATTCCCGTCTTGGTGTAAAAGGCCGGCAAGAGCCTCTGTCCCAGATCCAGTGCTAATCTCAAAATTTGCCCATCGTACTTGAACCCGTTTGGCCAAACGATTGGTTGCGAATATAAGGGGTCATCCGTCTCGATATGGCGAGGTTTGTATCCGGTTATCGGCAGCGCGCCCACGGCAAACAAATGGGCACTGAGAAGCCCACCAAGGCCTCGAATCACCGTCTCAAAGACTTGGACCTTGCTGTCGACATCGAAGCCACGGCCACGCTGGCCTACTCCTGAAGGTCCAGGGCTTCCATCTCCGTACTGTTCGACCAAGGCGGCTACCCCATGCTGGAAATCTGCAAGGGCTTTCGGCCCAGTGCCTCGTTCATCTGGTGGCGCAGAAGCCAAGATAGCCAAGGTTGAGAGGCTGTCTATTAGCGTGAGTGAGTAGTTGCCCAGCACGTCATTGAGCTCGACATTTCGTGGGTTTTTCGCATCGCGGGTCAGTGGGACACATGATACTGGACGGAGCTTGGGTGGTTAGATGTTAGCTATGATCAAGTTACAAAGTAATCAATGGTGGCTCAAATATGCATGCAtacctcgtcctcggggaAGGCAATATCCATATAATTATCAAAGCCATGGTAAAACATGTCAACGGTCTCCTGGCGTAACTCTTTTATCCTGTCCGTTGACATGGCCGCAACCCCGACGTGGCCAGGGGCCAGCATCACCGCCGCAAGACACCATAGTAGCATATTCCACCCTATCCATGGTATTGGGCGGAGAATCGGCCGTGTGAATGTCATGGTACTCTCGGGGGGCATCTGGGCGCGGGGAGATGCGTCAATGGGAATTCGGGTTGCGTCGGATCGGGAGCCGCCATCGCTAAGCAAATCGCGATGGTCGTGGTCCATGCCGAAAGGGCATCATACAAAGTAAAGCCCGGGCGACCACATGGGGTTACTGTCCAAGTGTCGTGTCGCTGCGATCGTGCCGTCACCAATAATGCCACCTGGACAGCTTTCAAGGTTCGCGATTTCCAGCTGTTGGAGGCTTGGCGTCAGCCATTGCTGCTGTGGTGTCAAGGAAGGCGTTGCTGTCCTTCTGGAAGGACCCGCTTTTCCTGGCTCTCGAGACTTGGCAATTCACTGATGAGATGGATTACGTAAAccggccatcaaggtgcccGTGTGCGTGACAACGAGCGCCCACAGAGCAAATCCACAATCGAAGCTCTCATGGGACTTTGGATGAGTTGACACTGCTAAGGCTCTCGTGGTTATAGTTTCAACATAAACTTTGACCGAAATGTCAAGATTGTCAATCCACCAAGCTGCCAGCCACATCACCATGAAGAAGCGAGGTTCGGCTGTGTCATACAAACGCAACGCTGGGAACGAGCCAGCTTTTATGAGATAGATCGAAAGGCTCTCTTAAGTGAGGCTACTATCGAGTCTCTATGGTCAAGAAAACCTAGGTGGTTACTCTAATAGTCGGGACTAATCCTTCGTTGTACACAGTGCACCCTCTTGGAGTTCGCGGGCGTTGGTCGACGGTTTACCCACTGGAATGAACAGCCGCCAGCCCTCTCAAGTATTCCAAGTCTCAGTGACTTGTGACAACTTTTGTTACTTTGCTGCAGCTCGTTTCTTTGCCTTCTACCAAGCTGTATgcacacacccacacacctaTCCCAACCACATCAACCGCCGATCTCCAGTTCGTTATCTTCACCTTCTTTGTGTTTACGTTCCCCAACTGACGAAGTTATGTGTGGGATGACTCTGTTCTGTCAAAGTGGCAAACGGGTAAGAATACCTCATACCCCGTGGACCTGACCTGCGACAGGCAAGCCGCTGTCACGAACAGTGATCGTTGCTTTCAAAGCTCTCACCAGTCCTCGCCCCCAACTGTCGAAAACATGGTGACCAATCCTCGGCAGAACTCAAGCTACAAGCCGCCGAGGTATCAC from Podospora pseudoanserina strain CBS 124.78 chromosome 1, whole genome shotgun sequence includes:
- a CDS encoding hypothetical protein (EggNog:ENOG503NU24; CAZy:GH47; COG:G) encodes the protein MDHDHRDLLSDGGSRSDATRIPIDASPRAQMPPESTMTFTRPILRPIPWIGWNMLLWCLAAVMLAPGHVGVAAMSTDRIKELRQETVDMFYHGFDNYMDIAFPEDELRPVSCVPLTRDAKNPRNVELNDVLGNYSLTLIDSLSTLAILASAPPDERGTGPKALADFQHGVAALVEQYGDGSPGPSGVGQRGRGFDVDSKVQVFETVIRGLGGLLSAHLFAVGALPITGYKPRHIETDDPLYSQPIVWPNGFKYDGQILRLALDLGQRLLPAFYTKTGMPYPRVNLRHGIPFYTNSPMHENAPMNPPEGPLEITETCSAGAGSLVLEFTVLSRLTGDPRFEQLAKRAFWAVWYRKSQIGLIGAGVDAEQGHWIGAYAVIGAGADSFFEYALKSHILLSGHEPPNRTASARKHRGGIDSDNWLDPNALFPPLNDAENSADSFLEAWHLAHAAIKRHLYNEKDHPHYDNVNLWTGSLVSNWVDSLGAYYSGLLVLAGEVEEAIETNLLYTAIWTRYAALPERYSLRDKTVEGGLGWWPLRPEFIESTYHIYRATKDPWYLYVGEMVLRDITRRCWTPCGWAGLQNVLDGEKSDRMESFFLGETAKYMYLLFDDEHPLNSLDAPYVFTTEGHPLIIPKAPPKDGPRRQRSPRKYLTVYPNEEYTNTCPPRPQTTPLSGSVVAARDDIYHAARLLDLHQLSPTSAYAIDAGQMSGQHMARSNYTLYPWTLPAELMPDNGTCAKLYQPEEVTLEFASNAQQAVGGSSFNFLLGSQNLERLSADRIRVSSLSGLKMSMRLEDSGTGEREWRVSKVNGVLLGKDESIIFDRAILGEIQDPRFSLIKDPVLAKLQQLHQINLLDDEPAASDDGSKAGQQPLSQTENTHEEEDLEELDADLLHDLLAKAELPPVASPRVSVPAFGSMVKALFNQIAASLDLQLPDATSIPGLRSSTPKKALPYNLVINRTAVTPTGLGAAPLPAHIIPPRAPRIPEFGPVPIEHFPWSTIYAAGTACDAVLPDSAPRDHQVIVIRRGGCNFSTKLANIPAFSPSFRSLQLVVVVSDDDGAESSSAAHLREQAGLIRPLLDEVQVTPAGFARRHPIPMVMVGGGDVGYEQLGAAKRMGLARRWFVESSGFRVRNVIVDEGDNDEVD
- the APT1 gene encoding adenine phosphoribosyltransferase (BUSCO:EOG09264SSI; EggNog:ENOG503NUHG; COG:F), which codes for MSAPADSAQPLASTSNDQVPTSADITTNDASRGQSASASASASELARTKITLQGALKSFQDFPIPGINFIDILPLFQDPAIHNALLRALELQVLEFVGSLKPDVVVGLDARGFLFGPSLALKLDASFVPVRKKGKMPGPCVTAAYEKEYGTDFFQMQEGAIKPGQKVLVVDDIIATGGSAAAAGTLVKQLGGELVGYLFILEIAFLKGREKLGGVPTITLLETDE